A window of Platichthys flesus chromosome 23, fPlaFle2.1, whole genome shotgun sequence contains these coding sequences:
- the LOC133948562 gene encoding tetraspanin-9 isoform X1 encodes MARGCICCVKYMLFLFNLMFWLGGCGLLGVGVWLSVSQGSFATLSPSFPAFSAANLIITLGTIVMVTGFLGCLGAIKENKCLLLSFFIVLLIILLAELILLTLFFVYTNQVSENARRDLKEGLVLYNTDNNAGLRNAWNAIQGEWKCCGVMSHNDWYTALHENVVPDRCCQQVYTDCGRNASTAFWTRGCYEKVEEWLDDNKHLLGTIAMCVLVIQVSSWYQLRLHPYHYVFVCLFVHMTSKT; translated from the exons ATGGCTCGCGGCTGCATCTGCTGCGTGAAGTACATGCTCTTCCTTTTCAACCTGATGTTCTGG ctggGTGGGTGTGGTCTGCTGGGTGTGGGCGTGTGGCTGTCGGTGTCTCAGGGCAGCTTCGCCACGCTGTCGCCCTCCTTCCCGGCGTTCTCCGCTGCCAACCTCATCATCACCCTCGGCACCATTGTGATGGTGACGGGTTTCCTGGGCTGCCTGGGCGCCATCAAGGAGAACAAGTGCCTGCTGCTGAGT TTCTTCATCGTTCTGCTGATCATCCTATTGGCCGAGCTCATCCTCCTCACCCTGTTCTTTGTCTACACCAACCAG GTGAGCGAGAACGCCAGGCGGGACCTGAAGGAAGGTTTGGTGCTGTACAACACCGACAACAACGCTGGCCTGAGGAATGCATGGAACGCCATCCAGGGAGAG TGGAAGTGCTGTGGCGTGATGAGCCACAATGACTGGTACACGGCCCTGCATGAGAACGTGGTTCCCGACCGCTGCTGCCAGCAGGTTTACACAGACTGTGGCCGCAACGCCTCCACTGCCTTCTGGACACGG GGTTGCTatgagaaggtggaggagtggCTGGATGACAACAAACACCTTCTGGGAACCATcgctatgtgtgtgttggtcataCAGGTAAGCAGCTGGTATCAGTTGAGGCTACATCCATATcactatgtgtttgtttgtttgtttgttcatatgACGTCAAAAACCTGA
- the LOC133948562 gene encoding tetraspanin-9 isoform X2, whose amino-acid sequence MARGCICCVKYMLFLFNLMFWLGGCGLLGVGVWLSVSQGSFATLSPSFPAFSAANLIITLGTIVMVTGFLGCLGAIKENKCLLLSFFIVLLIILLAELILLTLFFVYTNQVSENARRDLKEGLVLYNTDNNAGLRNAWNAIQGEWKCCGVMSHNDWYTALHENVVPDRCCQQVYTDCGRNASTAFWTRGCYEKVEEWLDDNKHLLGTIAMCVLVIQLLGMAFSMTLYQQIHRGGKKYVA is encoded by the exons ATGGCTCGCGGCTGCATCTGCTGCGTGAAGTACATGCTCTTCCTTTTCAACCTGATGTTCTGG ctggGTGGGTGTGGTCTGCTGGGTGTGGGCGTGTGGCTGTCGGTGTCTCAGGGCAGCTTCGCCACGCTGTCGCCCTCCTTCCCGGCGTTCTCCGCTGCCAACCTCATCATCACCCTCGGCACCATTGTGATGGTGACGGGTTTCCTGGGCTGCCTGGGCGCCATCAAGGAGAACAAGTGCCTGCTGCTGAGT TTCTTCATCGTTCTGCTGATCATCCTATTGGCCGAGCTCATCCTCCTCACCCTGTTCTTTGTCTACACCAACCAG GTGAGCGAGAACGCCAGGCGGGACCTGAAGGAAGGTTTGGTGCTGTACAACACCGACAACAACGCTGGCCTGAGGAATGCATGGAACGCCATCCAGGGAGAG TGGAAGTGCTGTGGCGTGATGAGCCACAATGACTGGTACACGGCCCTGCATGAGAACGTGGTTCCCGACCGCTGCTGCCAGCAGGTTTACACAGACTGTGGCCGCAACGCCTCCACTGCCTTCTGGACACGG GGTTGCTatgagaaggtggaggagtggCTGGATGACAACAAACACCTTCTGGGAACCATcgctatgtgtgtgttggtcataCAG ctcctcggcATGGCCTTCTCCATGACGCTCTACCAACAGATCCACCGAGGGGGGAAGAAGTACGTAGCCTGA
- the klhl42 gene encoding kelch-like protein 42 has translation MSSEQIIAIVMDDKIYEVNKKKLIEKSDYFRALYSSGMRESTEDSVQLQGLSVPGLELVLEFINTSKVQVVNETLEDLIETASFLQVTSILKLLTSEIRLDNCVELYSLSEVYGTHDLRNACLKYMSCHYHPMLRRPEFSRLPPAVREEVREMRMKGTATLIAIGDFTCLSLDVPYQDETWSMLRYGEVEQRWKPLANNLPPDMINVRGYGSAVLDNYLFIVGGYRMTSQEISAVHCYNPSRNEWNQVAPLNQKRSNFKLLAVQGKLYAVGGQSLGTVECYSPEQDWWTCLSSMPDPLAEFSACECQGMIYIMGGYTARDRNTNVLRYCPTSDTWTVFRSCSAHIRKQQMLSVEDTIYLVGGYTHELEAGQRQRRPSQTEDVLTVQSYNISTGEWFHLKENTSKSGLNLTCTLHNDGIYIMSRDVSLPTSLEHRVFLKYNIFSDAWEAFRRFPALGQNMLLCSLYLPNML, from the exons ATGTCGTCCGAGCAGATCATCGCCATCGTCATGGATGACAAAATCTACGAGGTGAACAAGAAGAAGCTGATCGAGAAGAGCGACTACTTCCGCGCCCTGTACAGCTCCGGGATGCGGGAGTCCACGGAGGACTCGGTGCAGCTGCAGGGGCTCAGCGTCCCGGGCCTGGAGCTGGTCCTGGAGTTCATCAACACCTCCAAGGTCCAGGTGGTCAACGAGACCCTGGAGGACCTGATCGAGACCGCCTCCTTCCTGCAGGTCACCTCCATCCTCAAGCTCCTGACCTCGGAGATCCGCCTGGACAACTGCGTGGAGCTGTACAGCCTCTCCGAGGTCTACGGGACCCACGACCTGCGCAACGCCTGCCTCAAGTACATGAGCTGCCACTACCACCCCATGCTGAGGCGGCCCGAGTTCAGCCGCCTCCCCCCGGCCGTCAGGGAGGAGGTCAGGGAGATGCGCATGAAAGGCACCGCCACCCTCATCGCCATCGGAgacttcacctgtctgtccctggACGTGCCTTACCAGGACGAGACCTGGTCCATGCTGAGGTACGGAGAAGTGGAGCAGCGGTGGAAGCCACTGGCCAACAACCTCCCTCCAGACATGATCAACGTCAGGGGCTACGGCTCGGCCGTGCTGGACAACTACCTGTTCATCGTGGGCGGCTACAGGATGACGAGTCAGGAGATCTCTGCCGTGCACTGCTACAACCCCAGCAGGAACGAGTGGAACCAGGTGGCTCCGCTCAACCAGAAAAG GTCCAACTTCAAGCTGCTGGCGGTGCAAGGGAAGCTGTACGCTGTGGGGGGGCAGTCCCTGGGCACGGTGGAGTGTTACAGCCCGGAGCAGGACTGGTGGACCTGCTTGTCCTCGATGCCCGACCCGCTGGCCGAGTTCTCCGCCTGTGAATGCCAGGGGATGATCTACATCATGGGTGGATACACTGCAAGAG ACAGGAACACAAACGTCCTCCGTTACTGCCCCACCTCCGACACCTGGACGGTGTTCCGGTCGTGCTCCGCTCACATCCGTAAGCAGCAGATGCTCTCAGTGGAGGACACCATCTACCTGGTGGGCGGCTACACCCACGAGCTGGAGGCGGGGCAGCGGCAGCGGCGTCCCAGCCAGACGGAGGACGTGCTGACGGTGCAGTCCTACAACATCTCCACGGGGGAGTGGTTCCATCTGAAGGAGAACACGTCCAAGTCGGGCCTGAACCTGACGTGCACGCTGCACAACGACGGCATCTACATCATGAGCCGGGACGTGAGCCTGCCCACCAGCCTGGAGCACCGCGTCTTCCTGAAGTACAACATCTTCTCCGACGCCTGGGAGGCCTTCAGGCGCTTCCCGGCTCTGGGACAGAACATGCTGCTGTGCTCGCTTTACCTCCCCAACATGCTATGA
- the LOC133949197 gene encoding endosome/lysosome-associated apoptosis and autophagy regulator family member 2-like, giving the protein MREQAWTSRFLRCLLLITTSCSSAVSADLRPCEETDYYYQYTECDSTGSRWRVTIPHSPGSCSDLPPPTRGTDCSFSCPAGKFLEMSTQRCTSCAAGSYSLGSGLRFDQWDAIPAGFTSLASFLDPGPNGEDILACNSSSWTPQGVYLESNRDECTVSLVYAVHLEKQGSVSFTYQFPDNNIFFEFYVQNEQCQEMAQTDDQKWIKATSNGEWDTHTVSLKSGTNILYWRTTGILVGGKMVKPVLLKNIQIEGVAYTSECFPCRPGWFSESPGSSSCQPCPSNTYSVKGASSCAACPEHYYSHEGWAECKVRQPCSEEDYFQIHTACDSDGKTQVLYRWVEPKICVENVTGAVELPATGDREACPPCNPGYYNSNDSTCLPCPRGSHSDGTNACAKCSAGTEPVLGYKYKWWNVLPSNMKTSCFNVGNSKCDDMNGWEVAGDHVRSGAGSSDNDYLILSLHVPGFKVPASLSGMTGGEFGRITFVFETLCSADCELYFMMDVNRKSTNVVESWEGSKGKQSYSHSMTRNASVSYTWAFQRTNRALDERRYVSDMVKLYSISVTNVLDGVASACRACALIPENSQRSGALCVPCPAGFYIDRNTNRCQECPPNTHLAGRHTYGQDACVPCGPGSVSNKEHSRCYSDCSFTYTENNRTLTFDLSPLSAEASLTIGPSFTSKGTKYLHLFNISLCGHEGRRAAVCTDNVTGVSSKDEQGDAAQFVNSVDSFICQSTIIPADGRGFRMAISSQSISLADTFVGATADTVLNGMNAKPDLFPENSQGLPDINFFYRSTQATASCDQGRSSVITVRCNPEKSDRGEVSVPSSCPAGTCDGCTFHFLWESSSACPRCAGDDYHKIEGACKGGVQETLYVWNEPKLCTRGVSLPPRSSSPCEAIALWLKVGVGGGAFVAVLLISLTCYFWKKNKRLEYKYSRLVMSANKDGELPAADSCALAEGEEPDDDVVYTKKPTLLGKLRAIASKYEAGESSESVQLNSSHSDRWVLG; this is encoded by the exons ATGCGGGAGCAGGCGTGGACCTCCCGGTTCCTCCGCTGCCTCCTGCTCATCACCACGTCCTGCTCTTCAGCCGTGTCCGCGGACCTGCGGCCGTGCGAGgag acAGACTACTACTACCAGTACACAGAGTGTGACAGCACCGGGTCACGATGGAGAGTCACCATCCCTCACAGTCCTGGTTCCTGCTCAGACCTTCCACCTCCGACCAGAGGAACCGACTGCT cctTCTCCTGCCCGGCTGGAAAGTTCTTGGAGATGTCCACGCAGCGGTGCACGTCCTGTGCAGCCGGCTCCTACTCTCTGGGCAGCGGCCTCCGCTTCGACCAATGGGACGCCATCCCTGCCGGCTTCACCAGCCTGGCCAGCTTCCTGGACCCGGGGCCGAACGGCGAGGACATTCTGGCGTGCAACAG CTCATCGTGGACGCCGCAGGGTGTTTACCTGGAATCGAACCGTGACGAGTGCACGGTGTCTCTGGTTTACGCGGTTCATCTGGAGAAACAGGGCTCTGTCTCCTTCACCTACCAGTTCCCCGACAACAACATCTTCTTTGAGTTCTAT GTGCAGAATGAACAGTGTCAGGAAATGGCCCAGACTGACGACCAGAAGTGGATTAAAGCCACCAGCAATGGAGagtgggacacacacacg GTGAGTCTAAAGTCTGGCACAAACATCTTATACTGGAGAACCACCGGCATCCTGGTGGGAGGGAAGATGGTCAAACCAGTGCTGCTCAAGAACATTCAGATAGAAG gtgtagcCTACACGTCCGAGTGTTTTCCGTGTCGACCCGGCTGGTTCAGCGAATCCCCCGGCTCCTCGTCCTGTCAGCCGTGTCCCAGCAACACCTACTCCGTGAAGGGGGCGTCGTCCTGTGCAGCCTGCCCCGAACACTACTACTCAC ACGAGGGATGGGCAGAATGTAAAGTGAGGCAGCCGTGCTCAGAGGAGGATTATTTCCAGATCCACACGGCCTGCGACAGCGACGGGAAG ACGCAGGTGTTGTATCGCTGGGTGGAGCCAAAGATTTGCGTGGAGAACGTCACGGGAGCGGTGGAGCTTCCTGCGACCGGAGATAGAGAAGCCTGCCCCCCCTGCAACCCCGGCTACTACAACAGCAACGACTCCACCTGCCTGCCCTGCCCACGGGGGAGCCACTCCGACGGCACCAACG cgtgtgCTAAATGTTCTGCAGGTACAGAGCCTGTGTTGGGTTACAAGTATAAATGGTGGAACGTGCTGCCTTCCAACATGAAGACTTCCTGTTTCAACGTGGGCAACTCCAAATGTGACGACATGAATG gctgGGAGGTGGCAGGAGACCACGTCCGCAGCGGAGCAGGAAGTTCAGACAACGACTATCTGATCCTCAGTCTGCACGTGCCCGGTTTTAA AGTCCCTGCTTCTCTCTCAGGGATGACCGGTGGAGAGTTTGGCCGAATAACCTTCGTGTTCGAGACCCTGTGCTCTGCCGACTGTGAGCTCTACTTCatgatg GATGTGAACAGGAAGAGCACGAACGTTGTGGAGTCGTGGGAAGGCAGCAAAGGGAAACAGTCGTACTCGCACAGTATGACCAGGAACGCCTCGGTCTCGTACACGTGGGCCTTCCAGAGAACCAACCGCGCTCTGGAT gagcgTCGGTACGTCAGTGACATGGTGAAGCTCTACTCCATCAGCGTGACCAACGTGCTGGACGGCGTGGCGTCGGCGTGCCGCGCCTGCGCCCTGATCCCGGAGAACTCCCAGCGGTCCGGCGCCCTCTGTGTCCCCTGTCCCGCCGGCTTCTATATCGACAGGAACACCAACCGATGCCAGGAGTGTCCGCCCAACACGCACCTGGCCGGTCGGCACACCTACGGGCAGGACGCCTGTGTCCCGTGTGGACCGGGCAGCGTCAGCAACAAG GAGCACTCTCGTTGCTACAGCGACTGCTCCTTCACGTACACGGAGAACAACCgaactctgacctttgacctcagccCTCTGAGCGCCGAGGCCTCGCTGACCATCGGCCCAAGCTTCACCTCCAAAGGCACGAAATACCTTCACCTGTTCAACATCAGCCTCTGTGGCCacgag GGgaggagagctgctgtgtgCACGGACAACGTCACGGGCGTGTCCAGCAAAGACGAGCAGGGAGACGCGGCCCAGTTCGTGAACTCGGTGGACAGCTTCATCTGCCAGTCCACCATCATACCGGCGGACGGCCGCGGCTTCAGGATGGCCATCTCCTCCCAGTCCATCAGCCTGGCAGACACCTTCGTTG gaGCAACAGCCGACACCGTCCTGAACGGCATGAACGCCAAACCAGATCTTTTCCCAGAAAACTCCCAGGGCCTTCCAGACATCAACTTCTTCTACAG GTCCACTCAGGCAACAGCCTCCTGTGATCAGGGCCGAAGTTCAGTCATCACAGTTCGCTGTAACCCAGAGAAATCTGATCGAGGAGAAGTCTCTGTTCCCAG CTCCTGTCCTGCAGGAACATGTGATGGATGCACGTTTCACTTCCTGTGGGAGAGCTCCAGCGCCTGTCCACGCTGCGCCGGGGACGACTACCACAAGATAGAGGGAGCGTGCAAGGGTGGCgtccag GAAACCCTGTACGTGTGGAACGAGCCCAAGTTGTGCACCAGAGGCGTCTCGCTGCCTCCTCGAAGCTCCTCCCCCTGTGAGGCCATCGCCCTGTGGCTGAAGGTCGGCGTTGGGGGCGGGGCCTTCGTGGCCGTGCTGCTCATCTCGCTCACCTGTTATTtctggaagaaaaacaagag GCTGGAGTACAAGTACTCCCGCCTGGTGATGTCTGCCAACAAGGATGGCGAGCTCCCGGCCGCCGACAGCTGTGCCCTggcggagggggaggagcctgacGATGACGTGGTCTACACCAAGAAACCAACGCTGCTGGGGAAACTCCGAGCCATCGCCAGCAAG tacGAGGCCGGCGAGAGCAGTGAGTCCGTGCAGCTGAACTCCTCCCACTCCGACCGATGGGTTCTGGGATAA
- the amdhd1 gene encoding probable imidazolonepropionase, which yields MSSSHRLLVENARQLVLICSGGEKYLTEHGMKNLCVIENGSVVVGSDGLIKAVGPAETIRAQYSEATFDKVIDASGMCVMPGLVDAHTHPVWAGDRVHEFAMKLAGATYMDVHRAGGGIHFTVEHTRAAAPSDLLASLSSRLARMQRAGTTLVECKSGYGLELQTELKMLEVIDEARRTLPINISSTYCGAHAVPKGKTVAEATEDILQVQLPRLRERMSAGKLRVDNIDVFCEQGVFDLGSTRSILQAGKDLGLNINFHGDELHPMNSAQLGAELGALAISHLEEVTDEGINAMAEAKTAAVLLPTTAYILRLPQPRARDMLDAGVIVALGSDFNPNAYCCSMPIVMHLACVNMRMSMPEALAAATINGAYALGRSDTHGSLEVNKHGDLLVLNTSRWEHLIYQLGGHQELVRYVVIKGNVVYDNETSTDL from the exons atgtccaGCAGCCACAGACTCCTGGTGGAAAATGCCCGGCAGCTGGTTCTGATCTGCAGCGGTGGAGAGAAATACCTGACGGAACATGGGATGAAGAATCTGTGCGTGATAGAAAATGGCAGCGTGGTCGTTGGAAG TGACGGACTGATCAAAGCTGTGGGACCAGCAGAAACCATCAGAGCTCAGTACTCAGAGGCAACGTTTGACAAAGTCATCGATGCTTCAGGAATGTGCGTCATGCCTG GCCTGGTGGACGCTCACACTCATCCAGTCTGGGCTGGCGACCGAGTCCATGAGTTTGCGATGAAG ctggcaGGGGCCACCTACATGGACGTGCACCGGGCCGGCGGAGGGATCCACTTCACCGTGGAGCACACTCGGGCCGCCGCGCCCTCTGACCTCCTGGCCTCCCTCAGCAGCCGGCTGGCTCGGATGCAGCGAGCCGGCACCACCCTGGTGGAGTGTAAGAGTGGCTACGGCCTGGAGCTGCAGACGGAGCTCAAGATGCTGGAGGTGATCGACGAGGCCAGACGCACGCTGCCCATCAACATCTCCTCGACCTACTGTGGAGCTCACGCCGTGCCCAA AGGGAAGACGGTGGCCGAGGCCACGGAGGACATCCTGCAGGTCCAGCTGCCTCGGCTGAGGGAGCGCATGTCTGCTGGGAAGCTCCGAGTGGACAACATCGACGTGTTCTGTGAGCAGGGAGTGTTTGACCTCGGCTCCACCCGCTCCATCCTGCAGGCGGGGAAAGACCTGGGCCTCAACATCAACTTCCACGGGGATGAGCTTCATCCCATGAACTCTGCTCAG TTGGGAGCAGAGCTCGGGGCCCTGGCCATCAGTCACCTGGAGGAGGTCACGGATGAAGGGATCAACGCCATGGCTGAGGCAAAAACTGCTGCAGTCCTTCTACCGACCACAGCGTACATTCTGCg gctgCCCCAGCCTCGGGCCAGAGACATGTTGGACGCTGGAGTGATCGTGGCCCTCGGCAGTGACTTCAACCCCAACGCCTACTGCTGCTCCATG cCCATAGTCATGCACCTGGCCTGCGTCAACATGAGGATGTCCATGCCTGAAGCTCTGGCTGCCGCCACCATCAACGGAGCCTACGCCCTCGGACGCTCCGACACACACGGATCCCTGGAGGTCAACAAGCACGGAGACCTGCTGGTCCTCAACACCTCACG CTGGGAGCATCTGATCTATCAACTGGGAGGACACCAGGAGCTCGTCCGCTACGTCGTCATCAAGGGAAACGTTGTCTATGATAATGAGACGAGCACAGACTTGTAA